In Oryza sativa Japonica Group chromosome 1, ASM3414082v1, the genomic stretch TTTAGGTTTCTGGTTCGCTGAACAACATTCAATTTGACTTGCCTGTGGAGATTGTAGAAAAAGTTAACCATTTTGCAAATGAAGTAACTGAAATGAGGAGAGGGTTTGACAACATATTAATGGTCCAAGAACTCCAAATGCAACAGATTGCGGTATTCTATTTTGCTATTTTCATAATAGTTCAACATTTTTTTATACAACTAAGTACAATGTATTTTTTGCTTCAGGATTTAACTCACGGTGTTTCACGATATCCACGCAAGAAAGAGATCTCCATTGACCCCGCTAACTCCATCGCAAAACGAGTACATGGACTGGATGGTAGGCCTATCATAGCAAACAAAAAGTTTGATTATGATAGAAGGACATTTGTGGAAAATAAGAAAGATTTCGATTCCGAGGCAACATTTCCAGAGCAATGTACTGTAATAGACATACAATCTTTGGATCGTGAGAACACCATCGTGCACATTGACGATGTTGTGCTTACAGGAGCAAATTTGGAGTGTCTGACCAAACTATATTGTTACGACGATGATAAAAAATCCATTAGCCCAGAGGTGTGTAATTTCCATTATGATAATTATTTCTGTCATGTTTGgtgctaattataaatattgtaCCCTTGTGTAGACCATTGATGCTTTTGTTGAACACTACAGGCATACAAAATCTGTTGTGGATGGAAATGCGTACATAGAGAGGGCGTCAGTCGTGTCTATGCTTATGTTATCAGCTTTCTATGATGGGGTGGATATCaatagatataaaaatatgATGCACGAATCAGCTGGCCATAGATATTTACGCCATGATATGGTAATTAATATGTGGTTATCTTGTAAATTTTTTTGGCCATCATGGATCTCTAATCTCTAACTAAAGCAAAAAAATCGATGCAGGTCTTCCTTCCAATATGTACTTCATTAAAGCAACTGGTATGTAGCAATCGTTGATGGTACTAAACAATAAGTCCATGTACTAGAATCAATGGAGACCACTGTAAAGGACCATACTGAACTAATGCTTGCTGTAAGTTTTTTTAACATGTTCATTTCAcctcatgtggagtttagtCTTTCTTGTGCACGATTATACTAAATCTAAATTTGTTATAGTTGCAAGGAGTAGAAAAATGCATCAAGCTTGCCATGGATTCTGATGTTCATTATCCTACGTGGACTGATTTCAATGTCACAAATTGGGATATAAGCATACGATACTTGGCCAGGAAGAAGGATAGGTACGCACAACATTTGGAGTTTCGTGTACATAAATTACTTGCCGAATAACTCATTTGTGTCAAAATTTTATGTAGGACCTCAAGTGGACTATTCATAATAAAGTTCATCGAGTACTGGAATGGGGTGTGTCTGACTAAAACTTTTTTTCAGGTAACACTTGATGTAAAACACGATAACTATTTATTTTATCTCGTGAGATAACATATAGTTGTGATCTATGCAGGAAGACATCGATGAATACAGAAGAAAGATAGCAGCGATTCTTTACAACTCTCCATCCAACAAAATTCAGAATCATGTACAGGCCATCTCCGAAGAAATCTAAGATGTTCAGCTTTGCATTGGGAGGAGATTTTTTCATTAAATTCTTAGATGTTCATTTATCATTGCGATGTTTTATTTTGGAGATTCTTAGTTTGTCTTGTCGGATGTTCATTTCGAATAAGCtaggtgtaatttttttaatattaaactCTATCTGTTATTTATTAAATGATACTCTATCTGGTTATTCAACGATGTCAGATGCGGGaacttattctttttttttaaagaaaataacgtTCTGCAATAATATATGCATGCGGTCGATCGAATAACCATgattctctactacttaaaaatagTAGTACATCTGGGGGATTTTTTTCCAGTATTctgaatatttttaacatgagaCTTCTGATTCTTGAATCTGGGTTAGCACCATAAATGCAAGGGTTAATGGGTTAAATTTTCTACCGTATAATTTGAAGGTTACAAAACTAATTCACTTCTTCATATACTAATAGAATTTCCCTTCTTTTCAAAACATGGTAAATGTGTTAGCTCCTGATGATATAGAAATTGATATAGTTAGTCGATTGTATTTTCATAGAAGGtgaaattatatttatatatcgTATGTTTGTAGGGAACACAACCTCAGGATTACCcctgctcttttttttaaatgcGTTGTGACAAATAACTTGAGGTGGAAATTGATTTCCTGAGGGATCATGTGACAGTGTTCGTACCGAGATGCATCAAGTACGTGGCTGGGTGCTGTGTCCACTGAACTTCATCTCTAAACAGTTAAGATGCAATTGATCTCTTGCTCTGGCATTTTTCATTCAGCCTTGTGTTCTGATAGAAGAAACATGGTTTATAGTGCTATTTCACAATGAATGTCTGCTCAATCAAGAGGAAACATTTCTCATCAATTTTCTCCAAAGTACACATCTTGTTTTGGGAGGGGGTCAACATTTTTAGAAGCTGAATTTCAACTGAGCCAATTTCAGCACCAACAGCAGTACAgtttcagcagcagcagcattacagtttcaccagcagcagcagccgcccaGTTTGAGCAGCAGCAGGAGTTCAGTTTcatagcagcagcagcggttCACTTTCAtttcagcaacagcagcagcagcacaattTCCAACAATAGCAGTATCATTCCAGAATCAACGACAGCATCATTCTAGCCAACAGCACCATTAAAGCATCACACAACCATCACCAAAATGAAGTCACCATTCTAGTTGCAGATCATTTATTCCTAATATTTAAAAAGGCCACTAAATTTATTTGTTCATTACACTcctttaataataaataatcaGCAATGAACTGCAGCCTTGCAACGCAATCAACAAAACTGTGTGCTTCCGTCGGAATCATCTCAGGGCAGCCAGGTGCGCCACAGTTATGCTGCCCAGGGACGTCGCCCCAACGTTGAACTGCAGGAGGAGCTACTGACCACCAGACAGGGTAAACCACAACTCCATGATCTTCATCCAGGACCTAATTTCAGAAACCAAGCAGCAACCAGTCAAGTTAGGACACAGGAGGCAGCTCAATTCTGTAATTTTCTGAAATTGGAATAAATCAAGTTCAATTCTGTAATGTTTCTGTCAAAGAATTGTTTTATAGTTCTAAAGCATTTCAGCTTATTTGCCTCTGTACACATGTAAAATAAATTAAGTGCCTCAGTAAAGCACCAACTTCTGAATGTTAAGAGTTTGTTTGAGATAAGTTGAAAAAGGAATGGCCTATCTATTGTACCTAAAACATCTATCAGCCACAGTCGTAAATAAACCACCAATCTGTCATAAGCATAAAACTTGAACAACTACATGAACAGATTCAGAGACAATGTTGGAAATACACAGAAGCACAGCCCTCCCCTGTCGTGCAACACATTCTATTCCATAACTGTGTTTCACTAGTTGTGTTCCAGTAATCAACATAATAAAGTGCAAAAATTAAAAAGTCACATTAATGTTGGAAGAAAAGGTTTAGTGTGAAGCCCTCTTATTTGCGTAGGACTCACGGCACGGCTTCAATCTCTTAGAAGGAATCCTTCCTTTAGGAACAATCTTATGTGGATCGAGGACTCTCTCACCACTGGGTTGGTTCGACGCTGAGAAGTGCGCCGGCAAAGGACCAAGTGTTGTCTCATTAACGCTACCCTCGTTCTCGGCACCTTCCCGCATAAAATTTTCAAAGAAATCAATGACTTGCTGTGACCTCTCAAAACTCAAAGAAGCTTTGACTAAAGCCTCATTAGCTATGTTACGGAGAAGGCGGTACTGATCCATCTGTTCGGACCACTCATGCACATTTGCAGTTCTAATTGAAGGGAACGCTGCCTTCGCTTGCAATGTCCATCTAACCGCAACACAGCACTGAGGAATAATGTCAATTCGGAGATACTTCAGAACTGTAAATATATGTGAGCATGGTATCTCTTTGCTATCCATCATCTGACAGTAACACTTCACGCCCATCAACAATGCACCATCAAAACTACAACTCACTTCACCATGCACTTTATGGTCATATTTCGAAGCAATACTGTACCTTCGAGCCTCATCCAGTTGCCTCACCTCCAAAATCACCCATTTACAAATCTTCCGAATCTCTGCCCTTACCTCCCTGAAAATGACATGGGTGAAAAAGCGTGCAGCACTAATTTTAGTGAATGGTACCGATTGTGATGCTCTAGCATCCATCTCAGCCTCATTTCTACGCATACGCGACACACAGCACATGAAATGCTCTATGACATCGATCAGTGACATTTTCCTGTCGAGATGACTATGAATTCTTGAGTTCAAACCCTCACTCCTTTGATTGCTCCTCATCCCTAAGAAATATCTCCCATCGGTATACGCCGCGGCCCACTTTTCCCTTAGCGCATACATCATGGCTAGCCATAACTCCTTCTCCGGCACATTATCCCTGTTCTTAAAGGCACACCATCGTCTCTCAAATTCATCGGCCTTCATTACTTCGTAGACGAGTCTACGAAATTTGGTGAGCGCATCCCCATGGAGATGGCGTTTTGCGTTCTCCTCAATGTACCATGTACATAACCGATGATCTGCATCAGGACAGACCTTGGCGATGGCGTTTGCCATGGAAAGGTCCCCATCGGTGATAAACGATCTAGGATGCTTGCCACCCATCGCCTTAATGAAGGTCTCCAGCAGCCACACATATGAAGAAACCGTCTCATCTGAGAGCAGACAACACCCAAAGACAACCGTGCTACGGTGATGGTTTACACCAATAAAAGGAACAAAAGGAAGGTTGTACCGGTTGACACGGTAAGTGGCGTCAAAAACCACAACACCTCCAAATGCGTCATAGTTGATCCGAGATTGTGCATCGGCCTAGAACATATTCTTCAGATGACCTCCGGCATCAGTATTGTACTCAAAGAAAAATTCTGCATCTCTTTCCTTCTGTTCGTTCAAAAGGCTCAGTGCAAATTGAGTGTCCATACCCTcaattctttctttcttgtaaCGAGCAACGAAGTTGTACAAGTCCCGAGACACAAACCCAACCTGATCATAACCACCATGATTCTTCTCCATGACGTCCATTATATTGCATGTACGAAGGCCACTGACCCCGAGTTCTACAACCTCAGCCTTTTGAGCATCACTTAGATTCCGATGGGATCATAAGAATGCCACTTGGTCATGCTTTGCAAGTGGGTGCGCATGACCATCGTTGAAATCTTTAACAAACCAAATCCCCATCTCCTCATTCAACTGTATCTCAAGTTTGGCCTCACATCCGCAACGTGTCAGGGCCCTTGGCTCCCTAATTTGGTCTGTTCTTTCAAAGTATTTCAACAACCTATAGCCTTCATATGAGCAGCACAAACGCCTCCAGACCACCTTACCATCTCCATTGTACCTAACATTGTCCTTTCTGATGCTAAAACCTTTCGACCAAGCATAATCATTATAGAACTTATATCCTTCATCCTCGCTTCTAAACTCCTTGGTTATCACACTCTCATACTCTGTGATCTCCTCCAAACTAATGTGATTGCCAGCCATGCCAAAATTCtgcaattcaaaatttcaaaattcaaCAATAAGTCAAACCACATAATTTAATACTACCAAAATGTACTTATATGGAAGTAAAATACTCAGATTTATATTCGTAGAACTTAAAGTTGTATTCTTTTCCTTTGCCTATTCATTTCATGAATAGTATGACGTGCTATCTGAATTCTATAATCTCTATTTACACACCAGTCCAGCACATCAAACCATGCTTCCTACATTGCTACGAGTGATCAGATCGAATTATTCTTATATGCAAAATTTATAGCTTAACTATATGACAAAACCAAATATTTTGCTTCTAACTACTCATCGACAATATATTCTAAAATCAGAATTAATCTAATATATCCTATCAGTGCAACAAACATCTAAAGGAGGCAGCGGCTAGCTTGCTCCTAGTCACTGAAGATGTGGAGTTCGACGGTGTATCAGCACAATTCACAGGAACTAAAAGCTTAAATAATGTCAAACATGAGTTCAGAGATTACTGAAATAAAAGATCCGAAACATCAGAAAGTTCAGAGAAATAACTTTAATTTAGTCCAAGTTTGAGACCAGATTAGGTTTCATGTATTTAATGATGTTTCAGTGCTATCTGATTTGCTCCTTTATTAGCATTGCTAGAAAAATATACAAATCTTTAGACGATTTACATATTTAACAGGAGACTGTAATATTCCCGGCAACACCACACTCCTATACGACATCTTCCTGGTTGGATTTTACAACTGAGCATATGATCAAAAGGAATATGCTTGAATTGAACAGACTAGGTGCAAACAAGGTACAGTGGTGGTATTCTGAACAAGGTACAGTGCAAATAAGAGTATGGGCTACCAATTGCAGAACAACATATATCCATTTGTATATAAACTAGGTGAATAAAcagtcaacaaaaaaaaatagtagtaagTGAAGTGGATTTGTTACTCAAATATTTAGTACTCCCTGAAACAAATCAATGCATTTCGGTGACATTCTCTTGATCAAATCGTACTTTTAAAATTCAGATATCTTGATGATGTTATTCTAAAGAGGGTTTACCATCAGACAATTGTGCGCTTACTAGGGCCAAGAGAAAAGTAAAGTGAGGGGCGCCGTGGAGCGCGGGGGCGcaggggtggcgcggcggctcgaAAGGGGAGGGTCGCCGCGGGAGTGAGGGTgcaggcgcggcgcggcgccgcgaaAGGGGAGGGTCAACgcaggcgcggcggcgccaaAGGGGAGGGGCGCCGCGTCCGCGCGAGggtggaggggcggcgcggcggcgtgaaAGGGGAGGAACGCCGCCTCCGCGAGAGGGTGGAGAGGTAGTGCGGCGGCGTGAAAGGTGAGGGACGCCGTGGCCGCGCGAGGGTggcggggcggagcggcggcgtgaaAGGGGAGGAGCGCCACGG encodes the following:
- the LOC9271442 gene encoding protein FAR1-RELATED SEQUENCE 12 isoform X2, producing MGGKHPRSFITDGDLSMANAIAKVCPDADHRLCTWYIEENAKRHLHGDALTKFRRLVYEVMKADEFERRWCAFKNRDNVPEKELWLAMMYALREKWAAAYTDGRYFLGMRSNQRSEGLNSRIHSHLDRKMSLIDVIEHFMCCVSRMRRNEAEMDARASQSVPFTKISAARFFTHVIFREVRAEIRKICKWVILEVRQLDEARRYSIASKYDHKVHGEVSCSFDGALLMGVKCYCQMMDSKEIPCSHIFTVLKYLRIDIIPQCCVAVRWTLQAKAAFPSIRTANVHEWSEQMDQYRLLRNIANEALVKASLSFERSQQVIDFFENFMREGAENEGSVNETTLGPLPAHFSASNQPSGPG
- the LOC136355344 gene encoding protein FAR1-RELATED SEQUENCE 5-like; protein product: MAGNHISLEEITEYESVITKEFRSEDEGYKFYNDYAWSKGFSIRKDNVRYNGDGKVVWRRLCCSYEGYRLLKYFERTDQIREPRALTRCGCEAKLEIQLNEEMGICDAQKAEVVELGVSGLRTCNIMDVMEKNHGGYDQVGFVSRDLYNFVARYKKERIEGMDTQFALSLLNEQKERDAEFFFEYNTDAGGHLKNMF
- the LOC9271442 gene encoding protein FAR1-RELATED SEQUENCE 12 isoform X1 yields the protein MGGKHPRSFITDGDLSMANAIAKVCPDADHRLCTWYIEENAKRHLHGDALTKFRRLVYEVMKADEFERRWCAFKNRDNVPEKELWLAMMYALREKWAAAYTDGRYFLGMRSNQRSEGLNSRIHSHLDRKMSLIDVIEHFMCCVSRMRRNEAEMDARASQSVPFTKISAARFFTHVIFREVRAEIRKICKWVILEVRQLDEARRYSIASKYDHKVHGEVSCSFDGALLMGVKCYCQMMDSKEIPCSHIFTVLKYLRIDIIPQCCVAVRWTLQAKAAFPSIRTANVHEWSEQMDQYRLLRNIANEALVKASLSFERSQQVIDFFENFMREGAENEGSVNETTLGPLPAHFSASNQPSGERVLDPHKIVPKGRIPSKRLKPCRPG